DNA sequence from the Candidatus Hydrogenedentota bacterium genome:
AAGAACACCACGGAATCTGCCGTTCGCGTGCGGCATATTCCGACGGGCATCGTTGTCGTTGCGACTGCCGAACGCTCCCAACTGCGGAACAAGGAAGCCGCCCTGGAAGAACTCCAACGCCGGCTGGCGGCGCGCCGCCGCAAACCCAAACCGCGCATACCCGTCAAGGTGACGAAGGCCGCAAAGAAGCGCCGCGTTGAAGCCAAACGCCAACGCGGCGAAACCAAAGCAATGCGGCGCAAACCGGACACCGAATGAACGCCCACATTGACTCGTCCGCTACCACAGTTTAGTTTTTGAATCAAAAGGAGCCTGACATTGGAGAAACGGAAACTTGGCAACACGGATATGTTGGTCAGCGTGCTCGGATTTGGCGGGGCGGAGATCGGCTTTGAAGGCGCGACCGAGAATGACGTGGCCGATCTGCTCAATCAAGCGCTCGACGCGGGTCTGAACGTCATCGACACCGCGGCGGGCTACATGAATAGCGAGGAGATGATCGGCAAGGCCGTTTCGGGCCGCCGCGACGACTACTACTTGTTCTCGAAATGCGGTTGGTCGGGGAACTCCAGCGAGGAGGAGTGGACGCCGGGGACGATCCTCTCACATATTGAAAACAGCCTGAAGCGCCTGCGCACGGACCGGCTCGACTTGATCCAATTGCATTCTTGTTCCGAACCCATTTTGCGTCAAGGCGACGTGATCGCCGCCGTGCAACATGCGCGCGACCGAGGTTATGCAAGGTACATCGGCTACAGCGGCGACGGTGCAGCCGCCAAGTACGCAATCGGCACGGGAGCGTTTGACACGCTGCAAACTTCGATCAACATCGCCGACCAACAGGTATTGCGCGAGAACCTGCCAATGGCGCACGAAAAGAACATGGGGGTCATCGCGAAGCGGCCCATCGCCAACGCGGCATGGAAAACCGGAGCGAAACCGGAGAACGCGTACCATCACGTGTATTGGGAGCGGTTGCAGGTCCTTCAGTACGATTTCCTGCGCTTGGATATCGATACCGCCGTGAGCGTTGCCTTGCGCTTTTCATTGAGCCAGCCCGGCGTTCACACGGCCATCGTCGGGACAAAACAGCCCGGACGTTGGAAGCAAAACGCCGGCTTGCTTGAAGCGGGACCTCTCTCACCATCGGAAATCGACGCGATCCGCGCCCGATGGGACGAAGTCGCAGATCCAGATTGGGTAGGTCAGGTGTAGGCGTGCGGCTTACCCGAGCGTCTTGCGGAAGCGGCCGGCGCTTACAGTAAGCAGGACACTCGCAATGACGATGAGCCCAATTCCCTGCGGCCACAACTGCATGAACCCCGCGTCGCGCAAAATGATGCCCCGAAGGATTCTGATGAAGTACGTAACCGGCAAGGCCTGGCCGATTGCCCAGATCGGCGCAGGCATGGACTCCTGCGGAAACATAAAGCCAGACAACAGAACGGAAGGCAGCATAACCAGGAAGGCAATCTGAATCGCCTGCACCTGATTGCTTGCGATGGTTGAAATCATCAGGCCCAGTCCCAGTGAGGTTACGAGGAACAAGACCGAAAAACCGGCGAGCAGCGCCAGACTCCCTGCAATGGGTACTTGAAAGAGAAAGCGCATCAGCAGGACCACCATGCACACTTCAAACGCGCCAATACATGCATACGGCATCAGCTTGCCGCCAAGCAGCCCCAGCCGCGACACCGGCGTCACCATAAGCTGCTCGAGGGTCCCGTTCTCCTTCTCGCGCACCACGGCGAACGCGGTAAGAAACATCGTCACCACCTGCATCACGATTCCAATTAGCCCGGGGACCATAAAGTTTGCCGTCTTCATGTCCGGATTGAACAGCACTCGCGGACGCGACTCGATCGGTTGCGACCTTCCGGGAAAACGTTCCTGAATCGCCGTGAACGACTTTCGCAGCGCGATCGCGTTCGACACGTTTAGCGCCTGCATCGCCACCGTCGAATCGCTGCCGTCGATCAGCACCTGCACTTCGGCACGCCGGCCCAGTGCGACGGAATCCGAGTAATCCGGCGGGATTTTCACCCCGACCTTGGCGTGGCCATCGACGATCATTCCGGTTAGCTCGTCATCGGAAAAGGCTTGGCCCACGAAATCGAAGTAACCGGTATTCTCGAAACTATCGAGCAGCTCGCGGCTCGCCTCGCGGCCATCGAGGTTGTAGTACGCCGTCGGGATGTGCTTCACATCCATCTGGATCGCGTAGCCAAAGATGGTCAATTGAATGCCGGGGATCACCAACATGAGCAGCAGCGTTTTCGGATCGCGCAGAATGTGAATCGTCTCCTTGTAGACGATTGCATTGAATCCCCTAAACACTGCGGGCCTCATCCATGGTGCGCGTCAGCGTGACGAAGACGTCCTCCAGCGACGGCGGGATCGTGTCCACGTGAACGTGGCCGAATCCCCGGTCGATGAGGGCCGCGCGCAACCGTTCGCCCGATCCCTCCTCCGCGAGCACGTGCAGCGAATCGCCGAAGATCGTCGCGTCGCGCACGTACTCGAGCGCATTGATGTAGCCCATGGCCTGCGGTTGGCGGTCGCACATCACGCGCATGCGTTCAAGACCGGCGGGTGTCACGGCCGGCATCTCCTTCAAGTCGCCGGGCGTGCCGTTCGCGATCATGCGCGAGAAATAGATGTAGCCGACGTGCGTGCACCGTTCCGCCTCATCCATGTAGTGAGTCGTTACGAAGAACGTATGCCCTCGATTGCTCAGCTCGAACAGCAAGTTCCACAGCGCCCGCCGCGCGACCGGATCGATGCCCGCCGTGGGCTCGTCGAGAAAAAGCAGTTTCGGCTCGTGCACCAGCGCGCACGCTAGCGCAAGCCGCTGGCGCCACCCGCCCGAGAGCTGCCGCGCGAGCCGATTGCGGTAATTGTGAATCCCGGTTAGTTCAACAACATCTTCGATCCGTTGCGCGGCGCGCGACCGCGGGACCGAGTAGACGCGCGTGTAGAACCGAAGGTTCTCCATCACGGAAAGATCGCCGTACAAGCTGAATTGCTGCGACATGTACCCAATTTCGTGCTTGATCCGATCGGTGTCGTGCGCGAGGTCGAACCCCATCACGGTCGCGTTGCCGGAGGTCGGGCGAAGTAATCCGCACAACATGCGGATAAGCGTCGTCTTGCCGGAACCGTTCGGCCCGAGCAGGCCGTAGATGCTGCCGCGCTCAACCTCGACGTTTGCGGAATCCACGGCGGTGAAGCTGCCGAAGCGCCGCGTCAGGTCGCGCGTGGATATCGCCAGATTGGGTTCCAAGGCGCCTCACTCATGGGCCAATGGCATTCGGACCATCGCCGCCATGCCGGGCCGAAGTTTCCCGCCGTGCGAATCGAACGCCACCTTCACCCCAAACACCTGCTGCACGCGTTCCTCTTCGGTCTGAAGATTTCTCGGAGTGAACTCGCCTTCGGTCGCAATGAAGCTGATCTTGCCCTTGAAGGTTTCGCTGCCGTGCGCGTCGGTGGTAAACGTCACTTCCTCGCCGAGTCCCAGGTGTCCCAATGCCAGCGCGCTGACATATACCACGAGTTTCAGGTCTTCCGGGTCTGTCAACTGAAGCACCGGCCCGGGCTGCACAAGATCGCCCGGGTGGACATCAAACGACTGCACAACGGCCGCGCGCGGGGACTTCACAGTCATCTCGTTCAACAGCGTTTCCGCGCGAAGAATTTCGGCCTGGGCCGCGTCGCACGCCGCGCGTGCCGCGTCGATATCTTCCTTGCGGGTGCCATTCTTCAGCAGGTCGAACGCGGCGGCGGCGCGGTCGCGTTCGGCCTTCGCCATTTCGATCTGCTCGTTGCGCGTACCGTTAGCCAACAGGTCCAACTGCTCTTTCGCGGCTTTATGCTGGCTCTGCGCCGCCTCCAATTGGTGGAATGCCTGGTCGTACGCCTGCTGCGAAACGGCACTGCCTTCCCGCAGTTTCTTTATGCGCGTGAAGTCGGACTGCGCCGTATCCAGTTGGGCTTTCGCTGCGCCCGCCATGGCGCGGGCCGCTTCGATCTCCTCGGAGCGCGCGCCATTCAGCGCCATCATGTACGCCGCTTCCGTGGCAGCCGCGGCGGCTTCCGCCTGTGCGAGTTCCTCGGGTCGCGCGCCGGTCTCCAGACGTTGCAGCGTGGCCTGCGCCTGCGCCAGCTTGGCCTTTGCGGCGGAAAGAGCCGCTTCCTGCTCACCACACTCGAGCTTTAACAGCACCTGACCGGCCGTTACCGAATCGCCTTCCTTTACTGCGATGTCCGCGACCCGGCCGCCTACGCGCGAGCCAACTCCAATTGTCGTGCCTTCTATCGTTCCAGTGACGCGCAGCGCCCCTCCGTGATCGCGCGAACAGCCCGCGGTCACGACAAAACTGGCAGACGCGACCGCAATCCAGAAGGTGGTGTTGACCGTCTCGAGTCGAATCCCCAATCGTGCTCCTGTCCAGCCCGCGGTAAACCGCGCCAACCACGGACTACGGTGAAGTTAGGCAATCAAAATGTGAGACGAAATATGCGTCTCGCAGACGTTGCACTTTGCCAACGCACTTCAGCCGGAAAAGTTGTCGTGCGGTCAGGCTTGAAGGTCTTCCACTCGCGCCGCATACTACCCGTCTTTGCCGCGAGGGAGTACGCGGCCTCATCCGAGGGGAACACCGTCATGCAGATACCCGCAAAGGGCCTGCCCAAGTCTGAAATCCTACAGATGCTCGAGTCGTTCAAGCAAAACGATCTCGCGTGGCGCTCCGGGCGTGTACTGGCCTACACGTACGATCCCGGCGCCGAGGTTGACGACGTAGCCAAAGCCGCGTACCTCATGTACCTCACTGAGAATGCGCTCGATCCGACGAGTTTTCCGAGCGTCGTTAAGCTGGAATCCGATGTCGTCCGCATGGTCATCGACCTCTTGCGCGGCGACAAGAACGTAGTCGGTTCCTTTACATCAGGCGGCACCGAGAGCATTTTGCTTGCGGTGAAAGCCGCGCGCGACTGGGCGCGGGTGCACAAGCCGCACATCAAGCAACCCGAATTCGTCGTGCCGCGCACCGCCCACGCCGCGTTTCACAAAGCTGCCGCGTACTTCGGCCTGACGATCAATGTGGCGCCCGTGAACGCGTCGTCTTACTTGGCCGACGTAGACGCCATGCGCGCGCGAATTACGGATAACACGATTCTCCTTGTCGGCTCCGCGCCAGGCTACGCGCATGGCGCGATCGACCCTATCGAAGACATCGCCGCGCTCGCACAGGAGAAAGGGCTGCTTTGTCACGTGGACGGTTGCGTCGGCGGAATCCACCTCAGCCTCATGCGCCGCATGGGCTATGCGCTTCCCGCGTTCGATTTTACTGTACCGGGCGTAACGTCCATATCTGCGGACATGCACAAGTACGGGTACAGCCCCAAGGGCGCGAGCATCGTCATGTACCGCAACAAGGAGTTGCGCCGTCACCAACTTTTCGCGTGCGCGGCCTCGACCACATACGCCCTTATCAACCCGACGATCCTCAGCACAAAGTCCGGCGGTCCGATGGCGGGCGCCTGGGCAGTGCTTCATTACCTCGGCGAGGAGGGGTATGCGCGTGTTGTCCGCGGAGTTATGGACACGACCGCACGCATGATCGACGGAATCAGTCAAATCGACGGGTTGCGCGTCCTCGGCAAGCCGGACATGTGCATGTTCTCGATCGCCTCCGGCGAGTTCAACATCTTCCAACTCGCGGACGAAATGAAACTGCGCGGCTGGTATCTGCAACCACAATTCTCAATCGAGGGCCTGCCGGCAAACCTGCATATTACCGTCACCCAGAACTCCGCCACGGTGGTTGACGAATTCCTCGCGGCGCTGAGGGACGCCGTTGCCGCCGTCAAGAAGGACCCAAACCCCATCGATGCGAATGAGATTCGCACCAATATCGACGCGCTACTTGCGCAACCCGGCGAAGCCCCGCTGAAGGAACTTGCCGCAATGCTCGGCATTGACGGCACCAGACTCCCGGAAAGGATGGCGCTGCTGAATACGGTGCTGGATGCCATCCCGGATGATCTTGCCGAGGAAGTGCTCACCGATTTTCTAAATGATCTGTACGCATGATCCGAACCGCCGTTCCGGTCGATACCAACCGATTACCGTGATACACTTACGCCGATCAAAGTGGACGAAATGCCGGATGCTATCACGATGAAACGTATCTGGACTCAATTTGTCTTGGCGTTGCCGATCCTGGCGGCGAGCGGCGCCGAGTCTCCTCCATTGCCCGATGCCGACGCATTCGCGCAATGCGTGCTGACGGTCTCGGCTTCCTATCCAACGGACGGAACAAACGCCTATTATTGGCCGAAGCAGGGCGAGTGGAAGGGCGTGACGCGTGACGTGTTCTATAACGGCGAACTCGTCGCGAAGGGCGACGAACAAGGCCGGTGCCATTGCAGCGGCATTACCTGGGAAGTGTTCATGCGCGCCATTGAGGAATACAACCGCACGCACAACCCGAAGGCGCTCCACACGTGGACCGTTGAAGACATCAAGCAGTTCCAATTCCTCTGGTTCGGCAGCGACGGGAACAAACGCTGCATCCACAATGCGGTCCTGACGTACGGGATCGGCACGGAAATTAAGGAACCCGCCGATGCGCGCCCGGGCGATTTCGTGCAGTTCTGGCGCGGCAACGGTTCCGGACACTCCTGCATCTTTCAGGAATGGGTGCGTGATGACGCGGGGAATATCACACACCTGAAATACTGGTCCGCGCAAAAGAAGACGAACGGCATTTCGTTCAATATGGAAACGGTCGGCGACCCGAAGGGTATCATCTTGGACCAGGTTTACATCGTCCGCATTGGAAAACCGTCGTCCGCCGAATCGTCGAAGAACTAATCGGAATGCGAAAGAAGGAGGCACGCGCATGGCGGCGCGATTCTCCGGAAAAGCGGTCTTCATCACCGGCGCATCCTCGGGCATTGGGGCCGCCCTCGCGAAGCGGTTTGCCGCGGAGGGCGCACGAGTGGCGCTTGCCGCGCGCAGAACGGGCCTGCTCCGCAAGGTACAACGTGAAATTGCAGCAGAGGGCGGAGATGCGATTGCGGTCACCTGCGACGTGACCAGCCCCGTATCGATCAAACGCGCGGTGGCCCGTGTTGTGAAAACGTACCGCCGCCTCGATGTCGTCGTGGCGAACGCAGGCATGCCCGTGAATGGTCGATTTACGACGCTGGACACCGCGGATTTTCGGCGCCAGTTCGACACCAACTTCTTCGGAGTGGTCGACACCATTTACGCGACGCTCCCACATCTGCGCAAAACGCGGGGCCGGCTTGCGATTGTGACGAGTATCGCCGGCCGCCTGCCCCTTCCGGGAGGTAGCGCATACTGCGCGAGCAAGTTCGCCGCGTGTGGACTTGCCGAGTGCCTCTATCATGAGTTCTCGGAGTTTGGCGTGTCGGTAACAAACGTACTCCCCGGGTTCGTCAACACCGAAATCGGTTACGTGAAGCGAAACGGCTCGATCGACCGCGCCAAGCCCAACACGATTCCGGAATGGCTTGCAGCGGGAGCCGACCAGGCGGCGGCGGAAATGCTCGACGCGATTCATGCGCGCAAGGCGGAAGTGGTCCTCACCGCGCACGGCAAGTTAATCGAAGCGGTCGGTCGCTACTTTCCGCGATTGACCCGCCTTGGCCAGCGTCTTGCCGCGAAGGAAGTAATGCACATCCTCGAGCGCGGCGCGCGATGAGACCGCCTGGCGATTGGATAAACGCGTCGCCGGGGAATCTACTCGATGCATCTTGGCCTACTGGTCTCCTCAACACTCAATATGCAAGGTCGGTGAAACTCCTCGTTCTTTGCGTCGTAATCGTCCATTGCGCCACGAGTTGTCCCGTGCGCGTGTCTCCCATACAGCGCGCGCTGTTGTATCTCGACGCCGCACAAACGAAACGCGACAGCATGACGCCGGGCGAAATCGATTACCGCGGGAATTGGCCGCAGATATTTCACTTCAGAAACGTTCCCGGATACCGCATTAAGGACGTAAGCCCGTTTGTCGTCGTGTTCGCGCACCACGCGTTGGCGGGTATTTCCCCGGCAACCCAGGACGCACTCGGACTCGGCGCCGACGACATCAAGTTGGCGCACAAGATGCGCGTCCGCGCCGTCGATTGCTTGAACCGATTCAAAGCGGACGATGCGGCGTTCGACGCGGAAACGTTTGGGTTTTGGCCGTACGAAATGGACTCCGGTTCGAGCACACCGCTGCTCGAAGACCTGCTGTTCGATCTCCTGGAAGGGCCGGTCCTCGGCGGGACCCGCGCTCCGGTCAATTTGTCCTACTTCCCGACCGAAATGGCCGTCCCCACCGATGCGGACGTTACCGCGACGGTATACGCGGCCCTGTTGGACCACCGCACGCTTGATGGCGGAGAGGCTGTGACAGCAAATCTCGACGACTTGTTCGGCGGGAACCGGCATATCGATGCCGTGCCGCTTCGGTTCGATCCGGCCTGGTTGCCGGACGATTCCGGCGCATTTCTGACCTGGTTCATGGAGAACGCTTCGGCTACGCCGCAATACGGCAACGATATCGATTTGGTTGTGAACGCGAACGTTCTGTTCGCGCTGGCGCGGTTCGGTCTGGTCAAAACACCCGGCTTTTCCGAATCGGTGGCCGTGATCGACGACGCAGTGCGTAACGGATTGCATCGCGTGCAATGGGACAACATCAGTCTCTACTATCCCGACAGCTACGTCTTTCATTACTGTGTATCGCGCGCGTACGCGGAAGGACCGATACCGGAACTGGACGCCGCCGTACAGCAGCTGGCGTCGGAAATAATCGACGAAGCCCGGACCTGCGCGGATGGAACTTCGTATTGGGACAAGGGCAGCCCTGAGTTGAACACAGCGTTCGCCGTGCTCTCGTTGATTCATTCTGGCGTAGATACGCCATTGATCGACGAAGGCATCGCTTTCCTGGAGCGCAGGCAAAACTCGATTACCGGCGCATGGGGAGCAGCGCCTTTCTTCATCGCGCGCGCGGACAGCGGAATAGTCATCGAGTGGGAGTCCGCGCCGTTGACCACGGCCATCGCGCTCGAGGCATTGTGTAAAGCAAAACTGCGCGCGCGACGATAGCCCGGATTTCTCATCGCTCCACATCGTCGCAGTGGAGGCAAAATCCTTCGGGGCGGCAAAAAAATCCGGGATAGCACCGAGGCAGAATCGCCGCATTCATTCGTGCTATAAATTCACTTCGGGGGAATTCGACAACCACACCCTTTAGATTGGCGACGACATGCATCACAATTCGATCCCTGTCCGTTTAGTGCTCTTCGCCACTGCCGCGCTCCTCTTGGCCGCGCGCGCGGAGGAGACTCAGCCGAGCGGCGCCGTTCCCGAAAACTTATACACGGCGCAAGCAGTGAGCTTTCCCGGGCCGTGGGCGTTTCAACTTGGCAAATCCGGAATCATCTACGTCGAGGATCAACAACTGGATGACTTGACCGACCCGGACAAGCAGGTCGACCTCGGCATCACCGGCACGCCGAACGTAACCACCTTGCGTACCATCTGCGAAAACGCAAAAGCGGCAGGACATCGCACGCTGATCCTCGCGTTCGATCACTTCTTCAGTCAATACAAGAAGGACCGACCTGAAGGGGTGCGCCAATACGTGCCTGACGAGGACGCCTGCATCGCGCGAATCGCGAAAATCAGCGCGTTCGCCAAAGAGTACGGCCTCAGACTCGAAATCAGCCTGCTCAGTCCGCTCGAAATCGGGCGCGGGTATCGCGCCGCCACCGGTGAATCGGGTTTATGGCTCCATTACCGCAAAGGCATTCGCGACGCAACAACCGGCGAATACAGCGTGCAACTTTGGCGCCACACGAAGTGGTCAAACAACAAAGGCACAATCAGCGTCGAAGATGCCGGGGTCCGCGTATTCGCGTTCAGCGAGCGCTCCATCGGCGGCACGCCATACCTCGTGGTCGATCAAGACGCCATCGTCGAAATCACGGACACCGCAAAGGTCGAGGTGTGGCCCGGCGCGGTCGTTCAGCAGGGCGACTTCAGCGCGGTTCGCGTGCGCATCCACGGCGAGGGCAGGGCGGACATCGGGCGCCTGGACCGCATTCTCGTCGTGCAGCAGTACCGCACACCCGAAATGGACTACTTCAGTCCACAATCGTTTCCATTCCTCAAGCAACTCATCGACAAGTACCTCGATGCCGGTGTCAAGTTGAACGCGCTGTATTCGGATGAAATGCACATCCAACAGGACTGGCACTACTTTTCCCACCACGACAACGGCGAATTCGCGATGCGCTACGTCACGCCAAACTTGTCGCGCGTGTACTCAGAAAGATTCGGCCCAGAGTTCGGCGATTTCGCCAAGTACATGGTCTACTTCACGCGCGGCCAGGAGGACACGTCGAGCACGCTGAGCGCGAAAGAAGGGCGCATGCATGTGTTCGGCGATTCCCCCGAAGCCGTGCGCCGAACGGCGCTGTTTCGTGCGCGGTATTATCGCCTCCTTCAGGACACCGTCGTGGACCTGTTCGCCGACGCCAAACGGTACACCGAACAACGTATCGGTTATCGCCTCGAAGCGCGCGCGCACGCTACATGGGCGCAAAGCCCGACCATCGACAAATGGAACACGGGCCGCCAAAACCAATTCCGTAGTTACTACGAATACACGTCGAACTTCGTCTGGTCGAATACCGTACAGCAGGCGTCGTCCGCGTGCTACGACTACTTCAAGTGGGGCGATTTTCTCACCGGCAACGGGAACGACCACGCGGAAGGCGGCTGGCTTGACCGAAATTACTACGGCCTGATGCTTGCCTGCTCGACAGGCGTTATCAACGACGTTCCGTACTCCTACGGCGCGCATTGGGGCATGCCGCGCGAACTGGGCCTGCGCAGGCACGCGTTGGTCGATGTTTTCGGCGCGTCGGCGTCGCCGCCGTTCATGCTTGTAGAAGATGCGCAGCACCGGGATGTAGACGTGTTGATGCTGTACCCGGCCAATCTCGTCGCAGTCGACGAACGTTTCGGCAGTTGGATGACACAATACGCGTACGCAAATCTTATTACCCCGGACAAACTTCTCGAACTCGGCCAACTCGACGGCAAAGACATTGTGGTGCGTGGGCGGCGCTACTCGACTCTTGTCACGCTCTTCGAACCATTTCCTTCCAATGATCTGCTCGCCTTAATGAATCGCTTCGTCGAGAGTGGGGGAAGACTCGTATGGTCGGGTCCGCCACCCGTGCTGACCGCGGAAGGCGGCGACGCCTTGGAGATCTGGAGGCAGTTGACTGGTGTCGAGTACGCGCCGGGTGTTGATGAAGGAATCATCGCGCCCGGCAAGGTCGTCGCATTCGAGGGCCCACTCGCGAATGCTGCGCCACAGACAATCCTCACGGACTTTCTTGTCGATCGTATCTATCCGGTTACCCCGCGCGAGGGCGTAACAAGCGCGGCGCGCGTCGGCTCGGACATCGTCGGTACGCACCGCGCCACCGCCGCCGGTGGCTCCGTCACGTTTCTGGGGTTTCGTCCGCGAGACGATCAATCCGCGAGTCTCGGTTACGAATCGCGCACGTGGTTCTCTGTGCTCGAGGCGCTCGGAGCCTATCCGGCCTCCGGCAAGTTCGCTGATATCAACGACAACACGGAACACGTTTCCCGCTCGACACCGTATCTCGCGTGCCGCTTTCCCAACGGAACGACCGCCGTCGCGCCCCATTTCAAAGATACGCTGGAAGACTGGCCGGGCGGATTCGCGCGCAACGAGGAGCAAGACCGCGCGTATCTTGAACGCGTGCCGCCGCCCTCCGACGCGATCGAGCTTGCCGAATTTCGCGTGAACGGCCGTACCGTCACATACACGGGTACGGGCGCCGTTGCGTTCCGAACGAACGACGCCGGTCACTTGATCGCGTTCGCTGGGAGCAATGCCGCCGCGATCGCCGTCGATGGGGTGACAACTACGTTCGCGTCGCAGCCGATAGCGTCGATCTGTTGGGCGCCGGTACCCGCGGAGCGGCGTGTGCCCAACGGGGCGGTGCTTGTCGTTCAGGTGGTTGGCGCCGCGGACATTCGGATTCCCGCGCCGGAGTTAACGGGACCCGCCAAACTCTACGCACAAGGCACAACTCCGGGAAGTTTGGGCACGCTTGTCCCCTGCGCAATCGAAAACGGCGTACTATGTTTTACTGCAACGCCGGAGGTTTCGCACCGATGGCTTTACGCTGTGCCGAATTAGTGCGCGCTACGGATCGGAACCGTCGTCGAAAACCCCGTGTTCAACCAGGGGAACGGGAATAATTGCGCCATGTCCAAGGGACTCATTGCTGTCATTGCTGCGCTTGCGTTACTCCTCATCGTGCAGACTTGGCGGGTGCACGCAATCAAACAGCAGTTGAGTCAAACCCAAGCCAGCGTCCACAAGTTGGAGCAACGGGCGCAAGACGAGCGCACCGAAACATTATCATCTGGACCGGTCAGTGCATTCGATCCGGTCGGTGACGTCAACCTGGATCGCACCGACAAGAACGTAGCCACGACCCAAGCCGATTCGGCCACCGCGGAAGCTCGCGGGGCCGATGGCGCCGTCGCATCCGAGACGCAGCGGGGCGCCGGCACAACCGCGCTCGCCCAGACTCAATCCCACGACAAGCGCGCTGCGCCGACGAATCAGCTTCCGGCCAAACTGCGAAAGAGCATCTCGCAGGCGGCAAGCGCATTCAGCGACGGTGACTACGAAACCGCGTTGAAACTGTTGGAGAACGCCGTCAAAGAATTTCCCCAGGAAGCGCAGGCCTACGCGACGCTGGCGAAAATGTACAACGACCTTGGCATGATCGACGAGGCGATCAAAGCGTATCAAGATTGGACCGCCGCACGCCCCGACGACGCAAAAGCGTTTCTCGGTGCGGCGGGATTGTACGAATCACTGGGAATGAACGACGAAGCCCTCGAA
Encoded proteins:
- a CDS encoding tetratricopeptide repeat protein, giving the protein MSKGLIAVIAALALLLIVQTWRVHAIKQQLSQTQASVHKLEQRAQDERTETLSSGPVSAFDPVGDVNLDRTDKNVATTQADSATAEARGADGAVASETQRGAGTTALAQTQSHDKRAAPTNQLPAKLRKSISQAASAFSDGDYETALKLLENAVKEFPQEAQAYATLAKMYNDLGMIDEAIKAYQDWTAARPDDAKAFLGAAGLYESLGMNDEALENLAQYERLKEGSPDSFAAAASMYRRLGMPEQELNALANWVDTAPASPQAHLALGEYYRRNADPASALTQYQLASTLAPGNVTAHSSMATAYQLLGQYDNAAAALTTAIALHPGDMALQMRLADVYRRGGDLNAAIATYQGVIHLEPNTPLALRASQQITRLQQQLTARAPKAG